Proteins from one Elephas maximus indicus isolate mEleMax1 chromosome 12, mEleMax1 primary haplotype, whole genome shotgun sequence genomic window:
- the LOC126087200 gene encoding putative oncomodulin-2 isoform X3 has protein sequence MSASQVKDVFRFIDNDQSGYLDEEELKFFLQKFESGARELTESETKSLMAAADNDGDGKIGAEEFQEMVHS, from the exons ATGTCAGCCAGCCAGGTGAAGGATGTTTTCCGGTTCATAGACAATGACCAGAGTGGATACCTGGATGAAGAAGAGCTTAA GTTTTTCCTCCAGAAGTTTGAGAGTGGTGCTAGAGAGCTGACTGAGTCAGAAACCAAGTCCTTAATGGCTGCGGCAGATAATGATGGAGACGGCAAAATTGGGGCTGAAG AATTCCAGGAAATGGTGCATTCTTAA
- the LOC126087200 gene encoding putative oncomodulin-2 isoform X2, producing the protein MSITDVLSADDIAAALQECQDPDTFEPQKFFQTSGLSKMSASQVKDVFRFIDNDQSGYLDEEELKFFLQKFESGARELTESETKSLMAAADNDGDGKIGAEEFQEMVHS; encoded by the exons ATGAGCATCACGGACGTTCTCAGCGCTGACGACATTGCAGCAGCCCTGCAGGAGTGCCAAG ACCCAGATACTTTTGAACCCCAAAAATTCTTCCAGACATCAGGCCTCTCCAAGATGTCAGCCAGCCAGGTGAAGGATGTTTTCCGGTTCATAGACAATGACCAGAGTGGATACCTGGATGAAGAAGAGCTTAA GTTTTTCCTCCAGAAGTTTGAGAGTGGTGCTAGAGAGCTGACTGAGTCAGAAACCAAGTCCTTAATGGCTGCGGCAGATAATGATGGAGACGGCAAAATTGGGGCTGAAG AATTCCAGGAAATGGTGCATTCTTAA